A region from the Canis aureus isolate CA01 chromosome 8, VMU_Caureus_v.1.0, whole genome shotgun sequence genome encodes:
- the CLCA1 gene encoding calcium-activated chloride channel regulator 1 yields the protein MGSFKSSVFILVLHLLEGTLSDSLIQLNNNGYEGIVIAIDPNVPEDETIIQQIKDMVTQASPYLFEATEKRFYFKNVAILIPEKWKTKPEYVRPKLETYKNADVLVAEQNPLGNDEPYTEQMGRCGEKGERIHFTLDFLAGKKFSQYGPQERVFVHEWAHLRWGVYDEYNNDQKFYLSNGKKEAVRCSAGISGKNVIKKCQGGSCITKSCKLDKVTGLYEEGCEFIPYDRQTEPASIMFSQSIDSVVKFCTEKNHNKDAPNPQNQRCNLRSTWEVIQDSEDFKKTTPMTTQPPTPTFSLLQIGQRIVCLVLDKSGSMATGDRLKRLNQAGKLFLLQIVEQGSWVGMVTFDSAAQVQSELIQINSGTERDALTKSLPTVATGGTSICSGLRSAFAVIKKKYPTDGAEIVLLTDGEDNTISSCFNEVKQSGAVIHTVALGPSAAKELEELSKMTGGLQTYASDQAQNNGLIDAFGALSSGNGVDSQRAIQLESKGVTLQNNQWMNGTVLVDSTVGNDTLFLITWTTQPPQILLRDPSGNKQDGFVMDTNTKMAYLQIPGTAKVGMWSYSLQASSQTLTLTVTSRASSATLPPITVTSKMNKDTGKFPSPMAVYAKVHQGATPILRATVTAVIESVNGNTVNLELLDNGAGADATKDDGIYSRYFTAYDTNGRYSVKVWALGGINAAGQKVTPRQNGAMYIPGWIENGEVKWNPPRPEINKNDLQGKQVCFSRTSSGGSFVASGVPLAPIPDLFPPCQITDLQAKIHGDNFINLTWTAPGDDYDHGRAHKYIIKISANILDLRDKFNDSLQVNTSDLIPKEANSKEIFVFTPEDITFENGTDLFIAVQAVDKSNLKSEISNIARVSLFIPPETPPEIPTPSPPCPDISVNSTIPGLHVLKIMWKWLGELQLTLG from the exons ATGGGGTCATTTAAGAGTTCTGTTTTCATCTTGGTCCTTCATCTCCTGGAAGGGACCCTGAGCGATTCACTCATTCAGCTGAATAATAATGGTTATGAAGGCATTGTCATAGCAATTGACCCTAATGTGCCAGAAGATGAaacaatcattcaacaaataaag GACATGGTGACCCAGGCATCTCCATATCTGTTTGAAGCTAcagaaaaaagattctatttcAAAAATGTTGCCATTTTGATTCCTGAAAAATGGAAGACAAAACCTGAGTATGTGAGACCAAAACTCGAGACCTACAAAAAT gcTGATGTTCTAGTTGCTGAGCAGAATCCCCTAGGTAATGATGAACCGTACACGGAGCAGATGGGACGCTGTGGAGAAAAGGGTGAAAGGATTCATTTCACTCTTGACTTCCTAGCAGGAAAAAAGTTTTCTCAATATGGGCCACAAG aAAGGGTCTTTGTCCATGAATGGGCTCATCTACGATGGGGAGTATATGATGAGTACAATAATgaccagaaattttatttatccaatggaaaaaaagaagcagtaaG ATGTTCAGCAGGTATTAGTGGTAAAAACGTAATAAAGAAGTGTCAGGGGGGCAGCTGTATCACCAAATCATGCAAACTCGACAAAGTAACAGGGCTCTATGAAGAAGGATGTGAGTTCATACCTTATGACAGGCAGACTGAGCCGGCTTCCATAATGTTTTCGCAAAGTATTGATTCT GTGGTTAAATTCTGTACAGAAAAAAACCACAATAAAGATGCCCCAAACCCACAAAACCAAAGATGCAATCTCCGAAGCACATGGGAAGTGATTCAAGATTCTGAGGATTTTAAGAAAACCACTCCTATGACAACACAGCCACCGACACCCACATTCTCATTGCTGCAGATCGGACAAAGAATTGTGTGTTTAGTTCTTGATAAATCTGGAAGCATGGCG ACTGGTGACCGCCTTAAACGACTGAATCAAGCCGGCAAACTTTTCCTTCTGCAGATAGTTGAGCAAGGGTCCTGGGTTGGAATGGTGACATTTGACAGTGCTGCCCAGGTACAAAGTGAACTCATACAGATAAACAGTGGCACAGAAAGGGATGCACTCACCAAAAGCTTACCTACAGTGGCCACAGGAGGAACGTCCATCTGCTCCGGGCTTCGATCAGCATTTGCT GTTATTAAGAAGAAATACCCAACAGATGGAGCTGAGATAGTGCTATTGACTGATGGAGAGGACAACACTATAAGCTCATGCTTTAATGAAGTGAAACAAAGTGGAGCTGTCATCCACACAGTCGCCCTCGGACCCTCTGCAGCAAAAGAACTAGAGGAGCTATCTAAAATGACAG GCGGTTTACAGACATATGCTTCAGATCAGGCTCAGAACAATGGCCTCATTGATGCTTTTGGGGCCCTTTCATCTGGGAATGGAGTTGACTCCCAGCGTGCTATCCAG CTTGAAAGTAAAGGAGTAACCCTCCAGAACAATCAGTGGATGAACGGCACAGTGCTTGTGGACAGCACTGTGGGAAATGACACTTTATTTCTCATCACTTGGACAACACAGCCTCCCCAGATCCTTCTCCGGGATCCTAGTGGAAATAAACAAGATGGCTTTGTAATGGACACAAACACCAAAATGGCCTACCTCCAAATCCCAGGCACTGCCAAG GTTGGCATGTGGAGTTACAGTCTGCAAGCAAGCTCACAAACCCTGACTCTGACTGTCACCTCCCGTGCATCAAGTGCTACTTTGCCTCCAATTACAGTAACCTCTAAAATGAACAAAGACACGGGCAAATTCCCTAGCCCAATGGCAGTTTATGCAAAAGTTCATCAAGGAGCCACGCCAATCCTCAGGGCCACTGTCACAGCTGTAATAGAATCAGTGAATGGTAATACAGTTAACTTGGAATTACTGGACAATGGAGCAG GTGCTGATGCTACTAAGGATGATGGTATCTATTCAAGGTATTTTACGGCTTATGATACAAATGGTAGATACAGTGTGAAAGTGTGGGCTCTGGGAGGAATAAATGCAGCTGGACAGAAGGTAACACCCAGGCAGAATGGAGCCATGTACATACCTGGCTGGATTGAGAATG GTGAAGTAAAATGGAATCCACCGAGACCCGAAATTAATAAGAATGATCTTCAAGGCAAGCAAGTGTGTTTCAGTAGAACATCCTCGGGCGGTTCATTTGTGGCCTCTGGCGTCCCACTAGCTCCCATACCTGATCTCTTCCCACCCTGTCAAATCACTGACCTTCAGGCAAAAATCCACGGGGACAACTTTATTAATCTGACTTGGACAGCTCCTGGGGATGATTATGATCATGGAAGAG ctcACAAGTACATCATTAAAATAAGTGCAAatattcttgatctcagagacAAATTCAATGATTCACTTCAAGTGAACACATCGGATCTCATCCCGAAGGAGGCCAACTCTAAGGAAATCTTTGTTTTTACACCAGAAGACATCACTTTTGAAAATGGCACAGATCTCTTCATTGCTGTTCAGGCTGTTGATAAGTCCAACCTAAAGTCAGAAATCTCTAATATTGCACGAGTGTCTTTGTTTATTCCCCCAGAGACTCCTCCAGAGATACCAACTCCTTCTCCTCCTTGTCCTGATATTAGTGTCAATAGCACCATTCCTGGCCTTCacgttttaaaaattatgtggaaGTGGCTAGGGGAATTGCAGCTGACACTAGGCTAG